The proteins below come from a single Caulobacter segnis ATCC 21756 genomic window:
- a CDS encoding SAM-dependent methyltransferase, which translates to MSLVKAAIHAFEDAPMPDAVSRAAIDFLVGDARRRLGKAPSNASAAFAREMEARPIATHTDAANAQHYELPAPFFEAVLGPNLKYSSGLYPPGATTLAEGEAAALRETAEHADLRDGQAILELGCGWGSLSLWMAARYPNAQITSVSNSATQRAFIEARAAARGLGNLTVVTADMNDFQTDQRFDRVVSVEMFEHMSNWRALLTRVRDWLKPDGLLFLHVFTHRNTPYRFEVDDPADWIAQYFFSGGVMPSHDLPRQFPDLFKVEIDWRWNGEHYARTARQWLENFDARRATIDPILASVYGPYASVWRRRWRLFFLATAGLFGHRCGEEWGVSHYRMRPVAQESGQ; encoded by the coding sequence ATGAGCTTGGTGAAGGCGGCGATCCACGCGTTCGAGGACGCGCCCATGCCGGACGCGGTCTCGCGCGCGGCGATCGACTTCCTGGTGGGCGACGCCCGCCGCCGGCTGGGCAAGGCTCCTTCGAACGCCTCGGCCGCCTTCGCGCGCGAGATGGAGGCGCGGCCGATCGCGACCCACACCGACGCCGCCAACGCCCAGCACTACGAACTGCCCGCGCCGTTCTTCGAAGCGGTGCTGGGCCCGAACCTGAAATATTCCAGCGGCCTGTACCCGCCCGGCGCGACCACCCTGGCCGAGGGCGAAGCGGCCGCCTTGCGCGAAACCGCCGAGCACGCCGACCTGCGCGACGGCCAGGCCATCCTGGAGCTGGGCTGCGGCTGGGGCTCGCTGTCGCTGTGGATGGCCGCGCGCTATCCGAACGCCCAGATCACCTCGGTCTCGAACTCGGCGACGCAACGCGCCTTCATCGAGGCGCGGGCGGCGGCGCGGGGCCTCGGCAACCTGACCGTCGTCACCGCCGACATGAACGACTTCCAGACCGACCAGCGCTTCGACCGCGTGGTCTCGGTCGAGATGTTCGAGCACATGTCCAACTGGCGCGCCCTGCTGACTCGGGTGCGCGACTGGCTGAAGCCCGACGGCCTGCTGTTCCTGCATGTGTTCACGCACAGGAACACGCCCTACCGCTTCGAGGTCGACGATCCGGCGGACTGGATCGCCCAGTACTTCTTCAGCGGCGGGGTCATGCCCAGCCACGACCTGCCGCGACAGTTTCCCGACCTGTTCAAGGTCGAGATCGACTGGCGCTGGAACGGCGAGCACTACGCCCGCACCGCCCGGCAGTGGCTGGAGAATTTCGACGCCCGCCGCGCGACGATCGATCCGATCCTCGCCTCGGTCTACGGCCCTTACGCGAGCGTCTGGCGTCGCCGCTGGCGACTGTTCTTCCTGGCCACGGCCGGCCTCTTCGGCCACCGCTGTGGCGAGGAATGGGGGGTCAGCCACTACCGCATGCGTCCCGTCGCCCAGGAGAGCGGACAATGA
- a CDS encoding glutathione S-transferase family protein has translation MKLYGEAMPAPNPRRVRIFLAEKGLKVPEVHIGLRQGGHRQPEHLARNSLGQVPVLELDDGTTISETVAICRYFEALHPTPPLFGVSPLEQAQVEMWTRRIELRLMVPIGMFWRHAHPFTAHLLKQHREFGESNREAVDKTLLWLDRELSDGRPHLAGEAYTMADIVGQTTLDFADFIGLSTPGEARNVLAWRERMAARPSASA, from the coding sequence ATGAAGCTCTATGGCGAGGCCATGCCCGCGCCCAATCCGCGACGGGTGCGGATCTTCCTGGCCGAGAAGGGGCTCAAGGTTCCCGAGGTCCATATCGGCCTGCGCCAGGGCGGGCATCGCCAGCCCGAGCATCTGGCCCGCAACAGCCTGGGCCAGGTGCCGGTGCTGGAGCTCGACGACGGGACCACGATCAGCGAGACCGTCGCCATCTGCCGTTACTTCGAGGCGCTTCATCCGACGCCGCCGCTGTTCGGCGTCTCGCCGTTGGAGCAGGCGCAGGTCGAGATGTGGACGCGCCGGATCGAGCTGCGCCTGATGGTCCCGATCGGCATGTTCTGGCGCCATGCTCATCCGTTCACGGCGCATCTCTTGAAGCAGCACCGCGAGTTTGGCGAGTCGAACCGCGAGGCCGTCGACAAGACCCTGTTGTGGCTCGACCGCGAGCTGTCGGACGGGCGCCCGCACCTGGCCGGCGAGGCCTATACGATGGCCGACATCGTGGGCCAGACCACGCTCGACTTCGCCGACTTCATCGGCCTGTCCACGCCCGGCGAGGCGCGAAACGTGTTGGCCTGGCGCGAACGCATGGCGGCGCGGCCCAGCGCCTCGGCCTGA
- a CDS encoding DUF2177 family protein encodes MIKIAAAYLGTALTMLALDAVWLTQMSPRVYQPRIGELLAEKPSLPPAVAFYLLYVAGIVVLAVLPALREGGWRRLLVHAAVFGLVAYATYDLTNQATMKTWSTTITLIDMAWGTFITTVSASAGFAAARWVLAR; translated from the coding sequence ATGATCAAGATCGCCGCCGCCTATCTCGGGACGGCCCTCACCATGCTGGCGCTGGACGCCGTCTGGCTGACTCAGATGAGCCCGCGCGTCTACCAGCCGCGTATCGGCGAGCTGCTGGCCGAGAAGCCGTCCCTGCCGCCGGCGGTCGCCTTCTATCTGCTCTATGTGGCGGGTATCGTCGTGCTGGCCGTCCTGCCGGCTCTGCGCGAGGGCGGCTGGCGGCGTCTGCTGGTCCATGCGGCGGTTTTCGGCCTCGTGGCCTACGCCACCTATGACCTGACCAACCAGGCGACGATGAAGACGTGGTCCACGACCATCACCCTGATCGACATGGCCTGGGGAACCTTCATCACCACCGTCTCGGCCAGCGCGGGCTTCGCGGCGGCGCGCTGGGTGCTGGCCCGCTAG
- a CDS encoding allantoate amidohydrolase, producing MTEGFDIGARAKARCDLLGVPPYSEVDGQLTRRFLTPAHAAALSALEDWMRQAGMSVRRDAAANLIGRYEGEATGAKALIIGSHIDSVRNGGRYDGPLGVMLGIDVVEALHRAGRRLPFAVEVIAFGDEEGSRFPASMSCSRAIAGTLDASALEMRDAEGVSVAEALAAFGGDPAGIASAARKPEEVLAFLEAHIEQGPVLEAEGLALGVVTAIAAQKRIMVKIVGTAGHAGTTPMALRKDPGPAAAECLLALERICRAGTDGLVGTVGRITALPGAFNVIPGAVEFSMDIRAETSATRDAAVDAICAEIHAIATARDLKAEIHLMQALAESPCDPSLIGILEEALSDLSLPARRLPSGAGHDAMVMADLCPTAMLFIRCEGGISHNPAEAVTEADCALAARAMLTFIDKLERRERA from the coding sequence TTGACCGAGGGTTTCGACATCGGCGCGAGGGCCAAGGCGCGCTGCGACCTGCTGGGCGTTCCGCCCTATAGCGAGGTCGATGGACAGCTAACGCGTCGGTTCCTGACCCCCGCCCACGCCGCCGCCCTGTCCGCGCTCGAAGACTGGATGCGGCAAGCCGGCATGAGCGTGCGCCGCGACGCCGCCGCCAACCTGATCGGCCGCTACGAGGGCGAGGCGACGGGCGCCAAGGCGCTGATTATCGGCTCGCATATCGACAGCGTCCGCAACGGCGGGCGCTATGACGGACCGCTGGGCGTCATGCTGGGGATCGACGTGGTCGAGGCGCTGCATCGCGCCGGCCGCCGCCTGCCGTTCGCGGTCGAGGTCATCGCGTTCGGCGACGAGGAGGGCTCGCGTTTCCCGGCCTCGATGAGCTGCAGCCGCGCGATCGCCGGCACGCTGGACGCCTCCGCCCTGGAGATGCGCGACGCCGAGGGCGTCTCCGTCGCCGAAGCCCTGGCGGCGTTCGGCGGCGATCCGGCCGGGATCGCAAGCGCGGCCAGGAAACCCGAGGAGGTCCTGGCCTTCCTCGAGGCGCACATCGAACAGGGCCCGGTGCTGGAGGCCGAAGGCCTGGCGCTGGGCGTGGTCACCGCCATCGCCGCTCAGAAGCGCATCATGGTCAAGATCGTCGGGACGGCCGGCCACGCGGGCACGACGCCGATGGCCCTGCGCAAGGACCCCGGCCCCGCCGCCGCCGAATGCTTGCTGGCCCTCGAGCGCATCTGCCGCGCCGGGACCGACGGCCTGGTCGGCACGGTCGGCCGGATCACCGCCCTGCCCGGCGCCTTTAACGTCATTCCTGGCGCGGTCGAGTTCTCGATGGACATCCGCGCCGAGACCTCGGCGACGCGCGACGCGGCCGTCGACGCCATCTGCGCCGAGATCCATGCGATCGCGACGGCGCGCGACCTCAAGGCCGAGATCCACCTGATGCAGGCCCTGGCCGAGAGTCCTTGCGATCCTTCGCTGATCGGCATCTTGGAAGAGGCGCTGAGCGACCTTTCCCTACCGGCCCGTCGCCTGCCCAGTGGCGCGGGTCACGACGCCATGGTGATGGCCGATCTCTGCCCCACCGCCATGCTGTTCATCCGCTGCGAGGGCGGGATCAGCCACAACCCGGCCGAGGCCGTGACCGAGGCCGACTGCGCCTTGGCCGCCCGCGCCATGCTCACCTTCATCGACAAGCTAGAACGACGCGAACGCGCATGA
- a CDS encoding mechanosensitive ion channel family protein, translating to MQDLFSWLAASAAMAGWAPPWLVSLTLIAVALLLALLLHALAVGLVRRTLSKREVFWQALIARTRRPTRLAIIVAALGPAVSAAPLTGGQADAARHLLLVLFILLLGWMCLTALDIGAALYLRGFKVDVEDNLLARKHVTQVRILRRAVAILVGIVTLALALMTIPGVRQWGVSLLAAGGAASIIVGLALQPLLTNLIAGIQIAVTQPIRIDDAVIVEKEWGNIEEINATYVVVRLWDWRRMVLPLNYFIQNPFQNWTRESAALIGTAMLYVDPAAPVDRLRAKLEEIAKASPRWDGKVVNLAVTDLTAEVMEVRCLVSARNAPTTFDLRCEVREKMMAFLRDELPEAFPRRRLALAAGEA from the coding sequence ATGCAAGACCTCTTCTCCTGGCTCGCGGCGTCGGCCGCGATGGCCGGCTGGGCCCCGCCGTGGCTCGTCAGCCTGACCCTGATCGCCGTCGCCCTGCTGCTGGCCCTCCTGCTCCACGCGCTTGCGGTGGGTCTGGTCCGGCGAACCCTCTCCAAACGCGAGGTCTTCTGGCAGGCCCTGATCGCCCGCACCCGCCGGCCCACCCGACTGGCGATCATCGTGGCGGCGCTGGGCCCCGCGGTCTCGGCCGCGCCGCTCACCGGCGGCCAAGCCGACGCCGCGCGACACCTGTTGCTGGTGCTGTTCATCCTGCTGCTGGGCTGGATGTGCCTGACCGCCCTGGACATCGGCGCCGCCCTCTATCTGCGCGGCTTCAAGGTCGACGTCGAAGACAACCTCCTGGCCCGCAAGCACGTGACGCAGGTGCGGATTCTGCGGCGGGCGGTCGCCATCCTCGTCGGCATCGTCACCCTGGCCTTGGCGTTGATGACCATCCCGGGCGTCCGGCAATGGGGTGTCAGCCTGCTGGCGGCCGGCGGCGCGGCCAGCATTATCGTTGGCCTGGCCCTGCAGCCCCTGCTGACCAATCTGATCGCCGGCATCCAGATCGCCGTCACCCAGCCGATCCGCATCGACGACGCCGTCATCGTCGAGAAGGAATGGGGGAACATCGAGGAGATCAACGCCACCTATGTCGTCGTGCGTCTGTGGGACTGGCGACGCATGGTGCTGCCGCTCAACTATTTCATCCAGAACCCTTTCCAGAACTGGACTCGCGAGAGCGCGGCCCTGATCGGCACGGCCATGCTCTATGTCGACCCCGCCGCGCCCGTCGACCGCCTGCGCGCCAAGCTGGAAGAGATCGCCAAGGCCTCGCCTCGCTGGGACGGCAAGGTGGTCAACCTGGCCGTCACCGACCTGACCGCCGAGGTGATGGAGGTGCGCTGCCTGGTCAGCGCGCGCAACGCGCCCACCACCTTCGACCTGCGTTGCGAAGTGCGCGAGAAGATGATGGCCTTCCTGCGCGACGAACTGCCGGAAGCCTTCCCGCGTCGCCGCCTGGCCCTGGCGGCCGGCGAGGCCTAA
- the trmFO gene encoding methylenetetrahydrofolate--tRNA-(uracil(54)-C(5))-methyltransferase (FADH(2)-oxidizing) TrmFO: MTTNSTSQPVPFEPVHVVGGGLAGSEAAWQIAQSGVPVILHEMRKDDATGKVVTDAHQTDGLAEMVCSNSFRSDDWQFNAVGLLHAEMRKLDSLIMACADQHQVPAGGALAVDRDGFSAEVTRRLSQHPLVTIVREEIAGLPPAEWDNVVVATGPLTSPALAQAILDLTGEGQLSFFDAIAPIIHFDSINMDVAWRQSRYDKEGPGGDAAAYINCPMTKDQYEAFIDALLAGPKSEFKEWENVPYFDGCLPIEVMAERGRETLRHGPMKPVGLTNPRDPLVKAYAIVQLRQDNALGTLWNMVGFQTKLKHGVQAETFRMIPGLENAQFARLGGLHRNTFINSPKLLDKSLRMKAQPRLRFAGQVTGVEGYVESAAMGLLTGRFAAADRKGAPIDAPPPTTALGALVEHITGGHLDAGVGPGSFQPMNINYGLLPPLETPKVDEDGKKIPLKERGRAKKRLMSLRALKDLDAWRGA, from the coding sequence ATGACCACGAATTCGACCTCCCAGCCCGTCCCCTTTGAGCCTGTGCACGTCGTCGGCGGGGGCCTGGCCGGCTCCGAGGCCGCCTGGCAAATCGCCCAGAGCGGCGTGCCGGTGATCCTGCACGAGATGCGCAAGGACGACGCCACTGGCAAAGTCGTCACCGACGCCCACCAGACCGACGGCCTGGCCGAGATGGTGTGTTCCAACTCTTTCCGCTCGGACGACTGGCAGTTCAACGCCGTGGGCCTGCTGCACGCCGAGATGCGCAAGCTGGACAGCCTGATCATGGCCTGCGCCGACCAGCACCAGGTGCCGGCCGGCGGCGCCCTGGCCGTCGATCGCGACGGATTCTCGGCCGAGGTCACCCGGCGTCTTTCCCAGCACCCGCTGGTCACGATCGTCCGCGAGGAGATCGCCGGCCTGCCGCCGGCCGAGTGGGACAATGTGGTCGTCGCCACCGGCCCGCTCACCTCGCCCGCCCTGGCTCAGGCGATCCTGGATCTGACGGGCGAAGGCCAGCTGTCCTTCTTCGACGCCATCGCGCCGATCATCCACTTCGACTCGATCAACATGGACGTCGCCTGGCGCCAGTCGCGCTACGACAAGGAAGGCCCCGGCGGCGACGCGGCCGCCTACATCAACTGCCCGATGACCAAGGACCAGTACGAGGCCTTCATCGACGCCCTGCTGGCCGGCCCCAAATCCGAGTTCAAGGAGTGGGAGAACGTCCCCTATTTCGACGGCTGCCTGCCGATCGAGGTGATGGCCGAACGGGGTCGCGAGACCCTGCGCCACGGCCCCATGAAGCCCGTCGGCTTGACCAACCCGCGCGACCCGCTGGTCAAGGCCTACGCCATCGTCCAGCTGCGCCAGGACAACGCCCTGGGCACGCTGTGGAACATGGTCGGCTTCCAGACCAAGCTGAAGCACGGCGTCCAGGCCGAGACCTTCCGCATGATCCCGGGCCTGGAGAACGCCCAGTTCGCGCGCCTGGGCGGCCTGCACCGCAACACCTTCATCAATTCGCCCAAGCTGCTGGACAAGTCGCTGCGGATGAAGGCCCAGCCGCGCCTGCGCTTCGCCGGCCAAGTCACCGGCGTCGAGGGCTATGTCGAGAGCGCGGCCATGGGCCTGCTCACCGGCCGCTTCGCCGCCGCCGACCGCAAGGGCGCGCCCATCGACGCGCCGCCGCCGACCACCGCCCTGGGCGCTCTGGTCGAACACATCACCGGCGGCCATCTGGACGCGGGCGTCGGCCCCGGCAGCTTCCAGCCGATGAACATCAACTACGGCCTGCTGCCGCCGCTCGAAACGCCGAAGGTCGACGAGGACGGCAAGAAGATCCCGCTGAAGGAACGCGGCCGCGCCAAGAAGCGGTTGATGAGCCTGCGCGCGCTAAAGGATCTCGACGCCTGGCGCGGGGCGTAA
- a CDS encoding pyridoxal-phosphate-dependent aminotransferase family protein has protein sequence MTDTFHELDHPARLLMGPGPINVHPRVLRAMSVQLLGQFDPEFTGYMNEVMALYRGVFQTKNRWTFTIDGTSRAGIEAALVSTLQPGDDVVVVNAGRFGLLLAEIAERCDAKVTFVEAPWGTVVDPQAVEDAVKRVKPRLVACVHGDTSTTMAQPLDQIGAICRAHGALMYVDATATLSGMDVPVDAWGADIVTAGLQKCLGGPSGSAPITISDQAAEHIFSRRHVEKGLAGTGGAAGNGRRIASNYFDLAMIMDYWSEKRLNHHTECAPMLFAARECARLVLEEGLPARFDRHAKAGAAMTAGLEAMGLSIYGDKAHKMTNVTGVWVPEGVDYDRVKARMRTDFEIEIGSAFGPLTGKIWRIGTMGVNARKHAVLQTLAALEAVLRWEGFGAPAGAGVDAAAKVYG, from the coding sequence ATGACCGATACTTTTCACGAGCTCGACCACCCCGCCCGCCTGCTGATGGGGCCAGGCCCGATCAACGTGCACCCGCGCGTGCTGCGGGCCATGTCGGTGCAGCTGTTGGGCCAGTTCGACCCCGAGTTCACCGGCTACATGAATGAGGTCATGGCCCTCTATCGCGGCGTCTTCCAGACGAAGAACCGCTGGACCTTCACGATCGACGGCACCTCGCGCGCCGGCATCGAGGCGGCCTTGGTCTCGACGCTTCAGCCCGGGGATGATGTCGTGGTGGTCAACGCCGGGCGCTTCGGTCTGCTGCTGGCCGAGATCGCCGAGCGCTGCGACGCCAAGGTCACCTTCGTCGAGGCCCCCTGGGGAACCGTCGTCGATCCGCAGGCCGTCGAGGACGCCGTCAAGCGCGTGAAGCCGCGGCTGGTGGCCTGCGTCCATGGCGACACCTCGACCACCATGGCCCAGCCGCTGGACCAGATCGGCGCGATCTGCCGCGCGCACGGGGCGCTGATGTATGTCGACGCGACCGCCACCCTGTCGGGCATGGACGTCCCCGTCGACGCCTGGGGCGCCGACATCGTCACGGCCGGCCTGCAGAAGTGTCTGGGCGGCCCGTCGGGCTCGGCCCCGATCACGATCAGCGACCAGGCCGCCGAGCACATCTTCTCGCGTCGTCACGTCGAGAAGGGTCTGGCCGGAACCGGCGGCGCGGCCGGAAACGGACGCCGCATCGCCTCGAACTACTTCGACCTGGCCATGATCATGGACTACTGGTCCGAGAAGCGCCTGAACCACCACACCGAGTGCGCGCCCATGCTGTTCGCGGCCCGCGAATGCGCCCGGCTAGTGCTGGAGGAAGGGCTGCCGGCGCGCTTCGATCGCCACGCCAAGGCCGGCGCGGCCATGACCGCGGGCCTGGAGGCCATGGGCCTGTCGATCTACGGCGACAAGGCTCACAAGATGACCAACGTCACCGGCGTCTGGGTCCCCGAAGGCGTCGACTACGACCGCGTGAAGGCGCGGATGCGCACTGACTTCGAGATCGAGATCGGCTCGGCTTTCGGTCCCCTGACCGGCAAGATCTGGCGCATCGGGACCATGGGCGTGAACGCCCGCAAGCACGCGGTCCTGCAGACCCTGGCGGCCCTCGAGGCGGTGCTGCGCTGGGAAGGCTTCGGCGCCCCGGCCGGCGCCGGCGTCGACGCGGCGGCGAAGGTGTACGGATGA